The following are encoded in a window of Pirellulales bacterium genomic DNA:
- a CDS encoding PTS sugar transporter subunit IIA yields the protein MKFVDFVSREAIRTNIEVDNKEQVIRSMATALLEAGKIAPDQHESIVEAILKREELGSTGIGRGVAVPHTKHPSVKELVGTVAVSEVGVDFDSLDGEKVHLLFMLVSPPDRPGDHLRALENISRQLRDETFCRFLKQAKQPDDVWQLLEEADNNQFV from the coding sequence ATGAAGTTTGTTGATTTTGTGAGCCGCGAGGCGATTCGCACGAATATCGAAGTCGACAACAAGGAGCAGGTCATCCGCTCGATGGCGACGGCATTGTTGGAGGCCGGCAAGATTGCCCCCGACCAACACGAAAGCATTGTGGAGGCCATTCTCAAGCGCGAAGAATTGGGCAGCACGGGGATCGGCCGTGGCGTGGCCGTGCCTCATACCAAGCACCCCAGTGTGAAGGAGCTGGTGGGCACGGTGGCGGTCAGCGAGGTGGGTGTTGATTTCGACAGCCTCGACGGCGAGAAAGTCCATTTACTGTTCATGTTGGTATCGCCCCCGGATCGGCCTGGCGACCACTTGCGGGCACTCGAGAACATTTCGCGGCAGTTGCGCGACGAGACGTTCTGTCGGTTCCTCAAGCAGGCCAAGCAACCGGACGATGTGTGGCAGCTTTTGGAAGAAGCAGACAACAATCAGTTTGTGTGA
- the raiA gene encoding ribosome-associated translation inhibitor RaiA — MQISIAVRHGHLSEASQEKLKAKAEKFGRLFERLMAIELVVDLKDEQSPEVGINVSAEHKHDFVAHASAESLLSAFDSAAGKIEQQLRKYKERVVERHRGPGGKHVEVETAVGDEAED, encoded by the coding sequence GTGCAGATCAGCATTGCAGTACGTCACGGCCACCTGAGCGAGGCTAGCCAGGAGAAATTGAAGGCGAAGGCTGAGAAGTTTGGGCGGCTTTTTGAGCGGCTGATGGCGATCGAGTTGGTGGTGGACTTGAAGGACGAGCAATCGCCGGAAGTCGGCATCAACGTGTCGGCCGAGCACAAGCACGACTTTGTGGCGCACGCGAGCGCGGAAAGTCTGCTCAGTGCCTTTGATTCCGCGGCAGGTAAGATCGAACAGCAACTACGAAAGTACAAGGAGCGGGTCGTCGAACGGCATCGCGGGCCCGGCGGTAAGCACGTCGAGGTGGAAACGGCCGTTGGGGACGAGGCGGAAGACTGA